The Rhea pennata isolate bPtePen1 chromosome Z, bPtePen1.pri, whole genome shotgun sequence genome includes a region encoding these proteins:
- the TPM2 gene encoding tropomyosin beta chain isoform X1, whose product MEAIKKKMQMLKLDKENAIDRAEQAEADKKQAEDRCKQLEEEQQGLQKKLKGTEDEVEKYSESVKEAQEKLEQAEKKATDAEAEVASLNRRIQLVEEELDRAQERLATALQKLEEAEKAADESERGMKVIENRAMKDEEKMELQEMQLKEAKHIAEEADRKYEEVARKLVVLEGELERSEERAEVAESRVRQLEEELRTMDQTLKSLMASEEEYSTKEDKYEEEIKLLGEKLKEAETRAEFAERSVAKLEKTIDDLEESLASAKEENVGIHQVLDQTLLELNNL is encoded by the exons atgGAGGCCATCAAGAAGAAGATGCAGATGCTGAAACTGGACAAGGAGAACGCCATCGACCGAGCCGAGCAGGCGGAGGCCGACAAGAAGCAGGCGGAGGACCGCTGCAAGCAG CTGGAGGAGGAACAGCAGGGCctgcagaagaagctgaagGGCACGGAGGATGAGGTGGAGAAGTACTCCGAATCCGTCAAGGAGGCACAGGAGAAGCTGGaacaggcagagaagaaagctaCAGAC GCCGAGGCCGAAGTGGCTTCTCTGAACCGCCGCATCCAGCtggtggaggaggagctggaCCGAGCCCAGGAGCGCCTGGCCACCGCCCTGCAGAAGCTGGAGGAGGCCGAGAAGGCGGCTGATGAGAGCGAGAG AGGCATGAAGGTCATCGAGAACAGGGCCATGAAGGACGAGGAGAAGATGGAGCTCCAGGAAATGCAGCTGAAGGAGGCGAAGCACATAGCCGAAGAGGCCGACCGCAAGTACGAGGAG GTCGCCCGCAAGCTGGTGGTCCTCGAGGGAGAGCTGGAGCGCTCGGAGGAGCGGGCCGAGGTGGCGGAGAG CCGAGTGAGACAGTTGGAAGAAGAGCTGCGGACCATGGACCAGACTCTCAAATCCCTCATGGCCTCAGAGGAAGAG TACTCCACCAAGGAGGACAAGTACGAGGAGGAGATCAAGCTCCTAGGGGAAAAACTGAAGGAG GCCGAGACCCGAGCAGAGTTTGCCGAGCGGTCTGTGGCGAAGCTGGAGAAAACCATCGATGACTTAGAAG AGAGTCTGGCCAGTGCCAAAGAGGAGAACGTTGGCATCCACCAGGTCCTGGACCAGACCTTGTTGGAGCTGAACAACC
- the TPM2 gene encoding tropomyosin beta chain isoform X4: protein MEAIKKKMQMLKLDKENAIDRAEQAEADKKQAEDRCKQLEEEQQGLQKKLKGTEDEVEKYSESVKEAQEKLEQAEKKATDAEAEVASLNRRIQLVEEELDRAQERLATALQKLEEAEKAADESERGMKVIENRAMKDEEKMELQEMQLKEAKHIAEEADRKYEEVARKLVVLEGELERSEERAEVAESRVRQLEEELRTMDQTLKSLMASEEEYSTKEDKYEEEIKLLGEKLKEAETRAEFAERSVAKLEKTIDDLEDEVYAQKMKYKAISEELDNALNDITSL, encoded by the exons atgGAGGCCATCAAGAAGAAGATGCAGATGCTGAAACTGGACAAGGAGAACGCCATCGACCGAGCCGAGCAGGCGGAGGCCGACAAGAAGCAGGCGGAGGACCGCTGCAAGCAG CTGGAGGAGGAACAGCAGGGCctgcagaagaagctgaagGGCACGGAGGATGAGGTGGAGAAGTACTCCGAATCCGTCAAGGAGGCACAGGAGAAGCTGGaacaggcagagaagaaagctaCAGAC GCCGAGGCCGAAGTGGCTTCTCTGAACCGCCGCATCCAGCtggtggaggaggagctggaCCGAGCCCAGGAGCGCCTGGCCACCGCCCTGCAGAAGCTGGAGGAGGCCGAGAAGGCGGCTGATGAGAGCGAGAG AGGCATGAAGGTCATCGAGAACAGGGCCATGAAGGACGAGGAGAAGATGGAGCTCCAGGAAATGCAGCTGAAGGAGGCGAAGCACATAGCCGAAGAGGCCGACCGCAAGTACGAGGAG GTCGCCCGCAAGCTGGTGGTCCTCGAGGGAGAGCTGGAGCGCTCGGAGGAGCGGGCCGAGGTGGCGGAGAG CCGAGTGAGACAGTTGGAAGAAGAGCTGCGGACCATGGACCAGACTCTCAAATCCCTCATGGCCTCAGAGGAAGAG TACTCCACCAAGGAGGACAAGTACGAGGAGGAGATCAAGCTCCTAGGGGAAAAACTGAAGGAG GCCGAGACCCGAGCAGAGTTTGCCGAGCGGTCTGTGGCGAAGCTGGAGAAAACCATCGATGACTTAGAAG ACGAGGTGTACGCACAGAAGATGAAGTACAAAGCCATCAGCGAGGAGCTGGACAACGCGCTGAACGACATCACCTCCCTCTGa
- the TPM2 gene encoding tropomyosin beta chain isoform X6, protein MAGISSIDAVKKKIQSLQQVADEAEERAEHLQREADAERQARERAEAEVASLNRRIQLVEEELDRAQERLATALQKLEEAEKAADESERGMKVIENRAMKDEEKMELQEMQLKEAKHIAEEADRKYEEVARKLVVLEGELERSEERAEVAESRVRQLEEELRTMDQTLKSLMASEEEYSTKEDKYEEEIKLLGEKLKEAETRAEFAERSVAKLEKTIDDLEDEVYAQKMKYKAISEELDNALNDITSL, encoded by the exons ATGGCCGGCATCAGCTCCATCGACGCCGTCAAGAAGAAGAtccagagcctgcagcaggTGGCCGACGAGGCGGAGGAGCGCGCCGAGCACCTGCAGCGCGAGGCCGATGCCGAGCGGCAGGCCCGGGAGCGG GCCGAGGCCGAAGTGGCTTCTCTGAACCGCCGCATCCAGCtggtggaggaggagctggaCCGAGCCCAGGAGCGCCTGGCCACCGCCCTGCAGAAGCTGGAGGAGGCCGAGAAGGCGGCTGATGAGAGCGAGAG AGGCATGAAGGTCATCGAGAACAGGGCCATGAAGGACGAGGAGAAGATGGAGCTCCAGGAAATGCAGCTGAAGGAGGCGAAGCACATAGCCGAAGAGGCCGACCGCAAGTACGAGGAG GTCGCCCGCAAGCTGGTGGTCCTCGAGGGAGAGCTGGAGCGCTCGGAGGAGCGGGCCGAGGTGGCGGAGAG CCGAGTGAGACAGTTGGAAGAAGAGCTGCGGACCATGGACCAGACTCTCAAATCCCTCATGGCCTCAGAGGAAGAG TACTCCACCAAGGAGGACAAGTACGAGGAGGAGATCAAGCTCCTAGGGGAAAAACTGAAGGAG GCCGAGACCCGAGCAGAGTTTGCCGAGCGGTCTGTGGCGAAGCTGGAGAAAACCATCGATGACTTAGAAG ACGAGGTGTACGCACAGAAGATGAAGTACAAAGCCATCAGCGAGGAGCTGGACAACGCGCTGAACGACATCACCTCCCTCTGa
- the TPM2 gene encoding tropomyosin beta chain isoform X3: MEAIKKKMQMLKLDKENAIDRAEQAEADKKQAEDRCKQLEEEQQGLQKKLKGTEDEVEKYSESVKEAQEKLEQAEKKATDAEAEVASLNRRIQLVEEELDRAQERLATALQKLEEAEKAADESERGMKVIENRAMKDEEKMELQEMQLKEAKHIAEEADRKYEEVARKLVVLEGELERSEERAEVAESRVRQLEEELRTMDQTLKSLMASEEEYSTKEDKYEEEIKLLGEKLKEAETRAEFAERSVAKLEKTIDDLEERSRQEAEKNRVLTNELRVILTELNN, translated from the exons atgGAGGCCATCAAGAAGAAGATGCAGATGCTGAAACTGGACAAGGAGAACGCCATCGACCGAGCCGAGCAGGCGGAGGCCGACAAGAAGCAGGCGGAGGACCGCTGCAAGCAG CTGGAGGAGGAACAGCAGGGCctgcagaagaagctgaagGGCACGGAGGATGAGGTGGAGAAGTACTCCGAATCCGTCAAGGAGGCACAGGAGAAGCTGGaacaggcagagaagaaagctaCAGAC GCCGAGGCCGAAGTGGCTTCTCTGAACCGCCGCATCCAGCtggtggaggaggagctggaCCGAGCCCAGGAGCGCCTGGCCACCGCCCTGCAGAAGCTGGAGGAGGCCGAGAAGGCGGCTGATGAGAGCGAGAG AGGCATGAAGGTCATCGAGAACAGGGCCATGAAGGACGAGGAGAAGATGGAGCTCCAGGAAATGCAGCTGAAGGAGGCGAAGCACATAGCCGAAGAGGCCGACCGCAAGTACGAGGAG GTCGCCCGCAAGCTGGTGGTCCTCGAGGGAGAGCTGGAGCGCTCGGAGGAGCGGGCCGAGGTGGCGGAGAG CCGAGTGAGACAGTTGGAAGAAGAGCTGCGGACCATGGACCAGACTCTCAAATCCCTCATGGCCTCAGAGGAAGAG TACTCCACCAAGGAGGACAAGTACGAGGAGGAGATCAAGCTCCTAGGGGAAAAACTGAAGGAG GCCGAGACCCGAGCAGAGTTTGCCGAGCGGTCTGTGGCGAAGCTGGAGAAAACCATCGATGACTTAGAAG AGCGCTCAAGGCAGGAGGCCGAGAAAAACCGTGTTCTCACTAACGAACTGCGGGTCATCCTTACCGAACTTAACAACTGA
- the TPM2 gene encoding tropomyosin beta chain isoform X5, with amino-acid sequence MAGISSIDAVKKKIQSLQQVADEAEERAEHLQREADAERQARERAEAEVASLNRRIQLVEEELDRAQERLATALQKLEEAEKAADESERGMKVIENRAMKDEEKMELQEMQLKEAKHIAEEADRKYEEVARKLVVLEGELERSEERAEVAESRVRQLEEELRTMDQTLKSLMASEEEYSTKEDKYEEEIKLLGEKLKEAETRAEFAERSVAKLEKTIDDLEERSRQEAEKNRVLTNELRVILTELNN; translated from the exons ATGGCCGGCATCAGCTCCATCGACGCCGTCAAGAAGAAGAtccagagcctgcagcaggTGGCCGACGAGGCGGAGGAGCGCGCCGAGCACCTGCAGCGCGAGGCCGATGCCGAGCGGCAGGCCCGGGAGCGG GCCGAGGCCGAAGTGGCTTCTCTGAACCGCCGCATCCAGCtggtggaggaggagctggaCCGAGCCCAGGAGCGCCTGGCCACCGCCCTGCAGAAGCTGGAGGAGGCCGAGAAGGCGGCTGATGAGAGCGAGAG AGGCATGAAGGTCATCGAGAACAGGGCCATGAAGGACGAGGAGAAGATGGAGCTCCAGGAAATGCAGCTGAAGGAGGCGAAGCACATAGCCGAAGAGGCCGACCGCAAGTACGAGGAG GTCGCCCGCAAGCTGGTGGTCCTCGAGGGAGAGCTGGAGCGCTCGGAGGAGCGGGCCGAGGTGGCGGAGAG CCGAGTGAGACAGTTGGAAGAAGAGCTGCGGACCATGGACCAGACTCTCAAATCCCTCATGGCCTCAGAGGAAGAG TACTCCACCAAGGAGGACAAGTACGAGGAGGAGATCAAGCTCCTAGGGGAAAAACTGAAGGAG GCCGAGACCCGAGCAGAGTTTGCCGAGCGGTCTGTGGCGAAGCTGGAGAAAACCATCGATGACTTAGAAG AGCGCTCAAGGCAGGAGGCCGAGAAAAACCGTGTTCTCACTAACGAACTGCGGGTCATCCTTACCGAACTTAACAACTGA
- the TPM2 gene encoding tropomyosin beta chain isoform X2 — protein sequence MAGISSIDAVKKKIQSLQQVADEAEERAEHLQREADAERQARERAEAEVASLNRRIQLVEEELDRAQERLATALQKLEEAEKAADESERGMKVIENRAMKDEEKMELQEMQLKEAKHIAEEADRKYEEVARKLVVLEGELERSEERAEVAESRVRQLEEELRTMDQTLKSLMASEEEYSTKEDKYEEEIKLLGEKLKEAETRAEFAERSVAKLEKTIDDLEESLASAKEENVGIHQVLDQTLLELNNL from the exons ATGGCCGGCATCAGCTCCATCGACGCCGTCAAGAAGAAGAtccagagcctgcagcaggTGGCCGACGAGGCGGAGGAGCGCGCCGAGCACCTGCAGCGCGAGGCCGATGCCGAGCGGCAGGCCCGGGAGCGG GCCGAGGCCGAAGTGGCTTCTCTGAACCGCCGCATCCAGCtggtggaggaggagctggaCCGAGCCCAGGAGCGCCTGGCCACCGCCCTGCAGAAGCTGGAGGAGGCCGAGAAGGCGGCTGATGAGAGCGAGAG AGGCATGAAGGTCATCGAGAACAGGGCCATGAAGGACGAGGAGAAGATGGAGCTCCAGGAAATGCAGCTGAAGGAGGCGAAGCACATAGCCGAAGAGGCCGACCGCAAGTACGAGGAG GTCGCCCGCAAGCTGGTGGTCCTCGAGGGAGAGCTGGAGCGCTCGGAGGAGCGGGCCGAGGTGGCGGAGAG CCGAGTGAGACAGTTGGAAGAAGAGCTGCGGACCATGGACCAGACTCTCAAATCCCTCATGGCCTCAGAGGAAGAG TACTCCACCAAGGAGGACAAGTACGAGGAGGAGATCAAGCTCCTAGGGGAAAAACTGAAGGAG GCCGAGACCCGAGCAGAGTTTGCCGAGCGGTCTGTGGCGAAGCTGGAGAAAACCATCGATGACTTAGAAG AGAGTCTGGCCAGTGCCAAAGAGGAGAACGTTGGCATCCACCAGGTCCTGGACCAGACCTTGTTGGAGCTGAACAACC